One Streptomyces lincolnensis genomic region harbors:
- a CDS encoding gluconeogenesis factor YvcK family protein yields MTGRSPRLSRLRRTLPEGRASRPVEARGARPRRRGAQPKVVALGGGMGLSASLAALRRITGDLTAVVTVADDGGSSGRLRDELGVLPPGDLRKALAALCGDDDWGQTWARVIQHRFESKGDLHEHAVGNLLIVALWEQLGDHVQALDLVGKLLGAHGRVLPMSAVPLELQALVRGHDPERPEDVDTVRGQATVALTPGEVQSVHLVPHDPPAVPEAVAAVLDADWVVLGPGSWFSSVIPHLLVPELLDALTQTKARRVLSLNLAPQPGETEGFSPQRHLEVLGRHAPKLALDVVLADEAAVPDRDVLTEAAKRFGAAVELAPVARRDGSPRHDPELLAAAYDRIFRMHGRIGPWR; encoded by the coding sequence ATGACCGGTCGCTCTCCGCGGCTGAGCAGGCTGCGCCGGACGCTGCCCGAGGGACGCGCGAGCAGGCCGGTCGAGGCCCGCGGCGCCAGGCCGCGCCGCCGGGGTGCCCAGCCCAAGGTGGTCGCCCTCGGCGGCGGCATGGGCCTGTCCGCCTCGCTCGCCGCCCTGCGCCGGATCACCGGCGACCTCACAGCCGTCGTCACCGTGGCCGACGACGGCGGCTCCAGCGGCCGGCTCCGGGACGAACTGGGCGTACTGCCGCCCGGTGACCTGCGCAAGGCGCTGGCCGCGCTGTGCGGGGACGACGACTGGGGCCAGACCTGGGCCCGCGTGATCCAGCACCGCTTCGAGTCCAAGGGCGACCTGCACGAACACGCGGTCGGCAACCTGTTGATCGTCGCGCTGTGGGAGCAGCTCGGCGACCACGTCCAGGCCCTCGACCTGGTCGGCAAGCTGCTGGGCGCGCATGGTCGGGTGCTGCCCATGTCCGCCGTACCCCTGGAGCTCCAGGCCCTGGTCAGGGGCCACGACCCCGAGCGGCCCGAGGACGTCGACACCGTGCGGGGGCAGGCGACCGTGGCCCTCACCCCCGGCGAGGTGCAGTCGGTGCACCTCGTGCCGCACGACCCGCCCGCGGTGCCGGAGGCGGTGGCGGCCGTCCTGGACGCGGACTGGGTGGTCCTCGGCCCCGGGTCCTGGTTCTCCTCCGTCATCCCGCATCTGCTCGTGCCCGAACTCCTGGACGCCCTCACGCAGACGAAGGCGCGCCGGGTACTCTCCCTGAACCTCGCGCCGCAGCCCGGAGAAACCGAGGGCTTCTCCCCGCAGCGTCATTTGGAGGTTTTGGGACGACACGCCCCTAAACTCGCCCTGGACGTGGTGCTGGCCGACGAGGCCGCCGTGCCCGACCGCGATGTGCTCACCGAGGCCGCCAAGCGGTTCGGTGCCGCGGTCGAGCTGGCCCCGGTCGCCCGGAGGGACGGATCTCCCCGGCATGACCCGGAGCTGCTGGCCGCCGCGTACGACCGTATTTTTCGGATGCATGGAAGGATCGGCCCATGGCGATGA
- the rapZ gene encoding RNase adapter RapZ, with product MNEHDEQPTAQRDQTHKETGDDPAEQDARHEDGAQVSTGNETPGVPETAIPELVIISGMSGAGRSTAAKCLEDLGWFVVDNLPPALIPTMVELGARSQGNVARIAVVVDVRGRRFFDNLRESLADLDSRHVTRRIVFLESSDDALVRRFESVRRPHPLQGDGRIVDGIAAERELLRELRGDADLVIDTSSLNVHELRAKMDAQFAGEEEPELRATVMSFGFKYGLPVDADLVVDMRFLPNPHWVPELRPFTGLNEEVSAYIFNQPGAKEFIDRYSELLQLIAAGYRREGKRYVTIAVGCTGGKHRSVATSEKLAARLVSQGVETVVVHRDMGRE from the coding sequence ATGAACGAGCACGACGAGCAGCCCACAGCACAGCGAGATCAGACGCACAAGGAAACCGGCGACGATCCCGCTGAGCAGGACGCACGCCACGAAGACGGAGCACAGGTGAGTACGGGCAACGAAACACCCGGGGTCCCGGAGACGGCGATCCCCGAGCTGGTGATCATCTCCGGCATGTCCGGAGCCGGTCGCTCCACGGCCGCCAAGTGTCTGGAGGACCTCGGCTGGTTCGTCGTCGACAACCTCCCACCGGCACTGATCCCCACCATGGTGGAGCTCGGCGCCCGCTCCCAGGGCAACGTGGCGCGGATCGCGGTCGTCGTCGACGTCCGCGGCCGCCGCTTCTTCGACAACCTCCGGGAGTCCCTCGCCGACCTCGACAGCCGGCACGTCACCCGGCGGATCGTCTTCCTGGAGTCCTCCGACGACGCCCTGGTGCGCCGCTTCGAGTCGGTGCGCCGCCCGCACCCCCTCCAGGGCGACGGCCGCATCGTCGACGGCATCGCCGCCGAGCGCGAGCTGCTGCGCGAGCTGCGCGGCGACGCCGACCTGGTGATCGACACCTCCAGCCTGAACGTGCACGAGCTGCGCGCCAAGATGGACGCCCAGTTCGCCGGCGAGGAGGAGCCCGAGCTGCGGGCCACCGTCATGTCCTTCGGCTTCAAGTACGGCCTCCCGGTCGACGCCGACCTGGTCGTGGACATGCGCTTCCTGCCCAACCCGCACTGGGTCCCGGAGCTGCGCCCCTTCACCGGCCTCAACGAGGAGGTGTCGGCGTACATCTTCAACCAGCCCGGCGCCAAGGAGTTCATCGACCGCTACTCCGAGCTGCTCCAGCTCATCGCGGCCGGATACCGCCGCGAGGGCAAGCGGTACGTGACCATCGCGGTCGGCTGCACCGGCGGCAAGCACCGCTCCGTCGCCACATCGGAGAAGCTCGCCGCCCGCCTCGTCTCCCAGGGCGTGGAGACGGTGGTCGTGCACCGGGACATGGGACGCGAATGA
- the uvrC gene encoding excinuclease ABC subunit UvrC: protein MADPSSYRPKPGQIPDSPGVYRFRDEHRRVIYVGKAKSLRQRLANYFQDLAGLHPRTRSMVTTAASVEWTVVSTEVEALQLEYSWIKEYDPRFNVKYRDDKSYPYLAVTMNEEYPRVQVMRGHKKKGVRYFGPYGHAWAIRDTVDLLLRVFPVRTCSAGVFKNAARTGRPCLLGYIGKCSAPCVDRVSAEEHRELAEEFSDFMAGRTGTYLRRLEKQMTEAAEEMEYERAARLRDDIGALKKAMEKSAVVLADATDADLIAVAEDELEAAVQIFHVRGGRVRGQRGWVTDKVEEITTGALVEHALQQLYGEETGDSVPKEVLVPALPDPVEPVQEWLTGRRGSNVSLRIPQRGDKKALMETVERNAQQSLVLHKTKRASDLTTRSRALEEIADALDLDSAPLRIECYDISHLQGDDVVASMVVFEDGLQRKSEYRRFQIKGFEGQDDVRSMHEVITRRFRRYLAEKERTGEWADGDSPETDGNGDSLPDGTANGLTGGLKDDDGRPRRFAYPPQLVVVDGGQPQVAAAKRALDELGIDDIAVCGLAKRLEEVWLPGDDDPVVLPRTSEGLYLLQRVRDEAHRFAITYQRVKRAKRFRSSPLDDVAGLGETRKQALIKHFGSVKKLRSATIEQICEVPGIGRKTAETIAVALARTATPAPAVNTATGEIMEDDENGAPETTEDAPGEPVSAGAPDERRGQER from the coding sequence ATGGCCGACCCCTCCAGCTACCGCCCCAAGCCGGGACAGATCCCGGACTCTCCCGGGGTGTACAGGTTCCGTGACGAGCACCGCCGGGTGATCTACGTCGGGAAGGCGAAGAGCCTGCGCCAGCGCCTGGCGAACTACTTCCAGGACCTGGCGGGCCTGCACCCGCGCACCCGCTCCATGGTCACCACGGCCGCGTCCGTGGAGTGGACGGTGGTCTCCACCGAGGTCGAGGCCCTCCAGCTGGAGTACTCCTGGATCAAGGAGTACGACCCCCGGTTCAACGTCAAGTACCGCGACGACAAGAGCTACCCCTACCTCGCGGTGACGATGAACGAGGAGTACCCGCGCGTCCAGGTGATGCGCGGTCACAAGAAGAAGGGCGTCCGCTACTTCGGGCCGTACGGGCACGCGTGGGCGATCCGCGACACCGTCGACCTCCTGCTGCGCGTCTTCCCCGTCCGCACCTGCTCGGCCGGCGTCTTCAAGAACGCCGCCCGCACCGGCCGCCCCTGCCTGCTCGGCTACATCGGCAAGTGCTCCGCTCCCTGCGTCGACCGTGTCTCCGCCGAGGAGCACCGTGAACTCGCCGAGGAGTTCAGCGACTTCATGGCCGGCCGCACGGGCACGTATCTGCGCCGCCTGGAGAAGCAGATGACGGAGGCGGCCGAGGAGATGGAGTACGAGCGGGCCGCCCGCCTGCGCGACGACATCGGGGCCCTGAAGAAGGCCATGGAGAAGAGCGCTGTCGTGCTCGCCGACGCGACCGACGCCGACCTCATCGCCGTCGCCGAGGACGAGCTGGAGGCGGCCGTGCAGATCTTCCACGTCCGCGGCGGACGCGTACGCGGCCAGCGCGGCTGGGTCACCGACAAGGTCGAGGAGATCACCACCGGCGCCCTGGTGGAGCACGCCCTCCAGCAGCTCTACGGCGAGGAGACCGGCGACTCGGTCCCCAAGGAGGTGCTCGTCCCGGCCCTGCCCGACCCCGTGGAGCCCGTCCAGGAGTGGCTCACCGGCCGCCGCGGCTCGAACGTCTCGCTGCGCATCCCGCAGCGCGGCGACAAGAAGGCCCTCATGGAGACCGTGGAGCGCAACGCCCAGCAGTCGCTCGTGCTGCACAAGACCAAACGCGCCTCCGACCTGACCACGCGCTCGCGCGCGCTGGAGGAGATCGCCGACGCCCTCGACCTGGACAGCGCCCCGCTCCGGATCGAGTGCTACGACATCTCGCACCTCCAGGGCGACGACGTGGTGGCCTCCATGGTCGTCTTCGAGGACGGACTCCAGCGCAAGAGCGAGTACCGCCGCTTCCAGATCAAGGGCTTCGAGGGCCAGGACGACGTCCGCTCCATGCACGAGGTGATCACCCGCCGCTTCCGGCGCTACCTCGCCGAGAAGGAGCGCACGGGGGAGTGGGCCGACGGCGACAGTCCCGAGACCGACGGCAACGGCGACAGCCTCCCCGACGGCACCGCGAACGGCCTCACCGGTGGACTGAAGGACGACGACGGCCGCCCCAGGCGCTTCGCCTACCCGCCCCAGCTGGTCGTGGTCGACGGCGGACAGCCCCAGGTCGCCGCGGCCAAGAGGGCGCTGGACGAGCTGGGCATCGACGACATCGCCGTGTGCGGTCTGGCCAAGCGCCTGGAGGAGGTCTGGCTGCCCGGCGACGACGACCCGGTGGTCCTGCCCCGCACCAGCGAGGGCCTCTACCTGCTCCAGCGGGTCCGTGACGAGGCCCACCGCTTCGCGATCACCTACCAGCGCGTCAAGCGCGCCAAGCGCTTCCGGTCGAGCCCTCTGGACGACGTGGCGGGCCTCGGTGAGACCCGCAAGCAGGCGCTGATCAAGCATTTCGGTTCGGTGAAGAAGCTGCGGTCCGCGACGATCGAACAGATCTGCGAGGTCCCGGGGATAGGCCGCAAGACGGCCGAGACCATCGCCGTGGCCCTCGCCCGGACGGCCACGCCCGCGCCCGCCGTCAACACGGCGACAGGCGAGATCATGGAAGACGATGAGAACGGGGCACCCGAGACGACGGAGGATGCCCCTGGGGAGCCCGTGTCCGCGGGCGCCCCGGACGAACGACGGGGGCAGGAGAGATGA
- a CDS encoding response regulator transcription factor translates to MEAAQRSVRGRVVLADDDVLLREGLASLCGRIGYEVAGQAGDAAGLLELVAGQRPDLAIVDIRMPPDHSTEGLKAARTIRERHPDTGILVLSAYVEVEDALELLAGGRGVGYLLKSRVTVVDEFIDALDRIRKGGSVVDPSLVQELFSAQRRDDPLSHLSAREREVLALMAEGRSNAGIGRRLWVTEGTVEKHVRSILGKLGLQEDTDAHRRVLAVLTFLESR, encoded by the coding sequence ATGGAGGCAGCGCAGCGGTCCGTACGGGGGCGGGTGGTCCTCGCCGACGACGACGTCCTGCTCAGGGAGGGCCTGGCCAGTCTCTGCGGGCGCATCGGATACGAGGTGGCGGGCCAGGCGGGGGACGCGGCCGGGCTCCTCGAACTGGTCGCCGGACAGCGCCCGGACCTCGCGATCGTCGACATCAGGATGCCTCCGGACCACTCCACCGAGGGACTGAAGGCGGCCCGCACGATCCGTGAGCGCCACCCGGACACCGGCATCCTCGTGCTGTCGGCGTACGTCGAGGTCGAGGACGCGCTGGAGCTGCTGGCCGGCGGCCGCGGGGTCGGCTACCTCCTCAAGAGCCGGGTCACCGTCGTCGACGAGTTCATCGACGCCCTGGACCGGATCCGCAAGGGCGGCTCGGTCGTCGACCCCTCGCTGGTGCAGGAGCTGTTCTCGGCCCAGCGGCGCGACGATCCGCTGTCCCACCTCAGCGCCCGCGAGCGCGAGGTCCTGGCCCTCATGGCGGAGGGCCGCTCGAACGCGGGCATCGGCCGCCGGCTGTGGGTCACCGAGGGGACCGTCGAGAAGCACGTCCGCAGCATCCTGGGCAAGCTGGGCCTCCAGGAGGACACCGACGCGCACCGCAGGGTGCTGGCCGTTCTCACGTTCCTGGAGTCCCGGTAA
- a CDS encoding PAS domain S-box protein has protein sequence MRPSPGRLPLLTRLRVGRKLMLLVLLPVTGLLAFTAFSGVEQWQEARTLRDFHTATEVSFATTEVSDAVARERIAAVQALLRPGPAALAERTGAEGATHRALERAVDRTGAWTEPDVAGTLDAVGRRLHALRVQTGTGSLGVRVVADKYGTVEDTLLDTVAALESGRPTRASGRAADAHVALLRAVEAAERERVELAVLLDAPAAERPTGAGRWSALEDAQLRTFQQNTTDRLRADVYATKFRAPGRAVRQIRDMLATAEPATARWPSYERWTADSEARIDALRGIQDRAARDLADTAGRDRRTAETHAERDLAASLAVLAVVTVLALALRRSITRPLSEVAAGARALSDGDLSYDIHYAGRDELGDVADTFRALRVTTERLAGEIRAMNKAIDDNRLEHRADVASFAGTWAQLLGGMNGTMASFSAAHGRRRKAEQELESIFNLSLDLLCISGLDGYFKRVNPAFRRTLGYPADTLLARPFVEFVHEEDRESTRETFLRLESGVDVIEFENRYLRADGTECWLQWSARPVPEEGLIYAAARDVTESRRTAREQAALRRVATLVAHGAPPSDVFARVAEEVGGLLDTTAAVLRHEPDGSRTVLGTVHGITEEVERATREARREAGLKVVQEVAQTRRAAHVGHAVGAPIIVDDRIWGFIVAASPLKTLPAGTEARLADFTELVATAIANADSRAQLAASRARVVAAADASRRRIERDLHDGVQQRLVALQLDLRLAESLVTDPSSELAQQLAHVAQGLDDSFQDLLQVARGIHPAILSKGGLGPALRSLARRSAIPVELDLRLPGARLPEQLEVAAYYVTSESLTNAVKHAHAREASVRAGIRDGHLELTIRDDGVGGAEPGRGSGLIGLIDRVEAIGGKLAVSSPPGDGTTLDVRLPLTGPETDG, from the coding sequence ATGCGCCCCTCACCTGGACGCCTCCCGCTCCTGACCCGGTTGCGGGTCGGCCGGAAACTGATGCTCCTCGTGCTGCTGCCGGTGACCGGACTGCTGGCCTTCACCGCCTTCAGCGGCGTGGAGCAGTGGCAGGAGGCGCGGACACTGCGGGACTTCCACACCGCGACCGAGGTGTCCTTCGCGACCACCGAGGTCTCCGACGCCGTCGCACGGGAGCGGATCGCCGCCGTACAGGCCCTGCTGCGCCCCGGACCGGCCGCCCTGGCGGAGCGGACCGGCGCCGAAGGGGCCACCCACCGGGCGCTGGAGCGCGCCGTCGACCGGACCGGCGCCTGGACCGAGCCCGATGTCGCCGGCACGCTCGACGCCGTCGGCCGTCGACTGCACGCACTGCGCGTCCAGACGGGCACCGGCTCGCTCGGCGTGCGCGTGGTGGCGGACAAGTACGGGACCGTCGAGGACACGCTGCTCGACACCGTCGCCGCCCTGGAGTCCGGGCGCCCCACCAGAGCGTCCGGTCGCGCGGCCGACGCCCATGTGGCCCTCCTGCGGGCCGTCGAGGCCGCCGAACGGGAGCGGGTGGAGCTGGCGGTCCTGCTCGACGCGCCCGCCGCCGAACGGCCCACCGGGGCGGGCCGCTGGTCCGCGCTGGAGGACGCCCAGCTCAGGACGTTCCAGCAGAACACCACGGACAGGCTGCGGGCCGATGTGTACGCCACGAAGTTCCGGGCCCCGGGGCGGGCCGTCCGCCAGATCCGCGACATGCTCGCCACCGCAGAACCCGCCACCGCCCGCTGGCCCTCGTACGAACGCTGGACGGCGGACTCCGAGGCCCGCATCGACGCCCTGCGCGGCATCCAGGACCGGGCCGCGCGCGACCTCGCCGACACCGCCGGCCGGGACCGCCGCACCGCCGAGACACATGCCGAACGCGACCTCGCCGCCTCCCTGGCCGTCCTGGCCGTCGTCACGGTCCTCGCGCTGGCGCTGCGACGGTCGATCACCCGCCCCCTCAGCGAGGTCGCCGCGGGCGCCAGAGCCCTGTCGGACGGCGATCTCTCGTACGACATCCACTACGCCGGGCGCGACGAACTCGGCGATGTCGCCGACACCTTCCGCGCGTTGCGGGTGACCACCGAGCGGCTGGCCGGCGAGATCCGCGCCATGAACAAGGCGATCGACGACAACCGGCTCGAACACCGCGCCGACGTCGCCTCCTTCGCCGGCACCTGGGCCCAGCTGCTGGGCGGCATGAACGGCACCATGGCGTCCTTCTCGGCGGCGCACGGGCGGCGCAGGAAGGCCGAACAGGAACTGGAGAGCATCTTCAACCTCTCCCTGGACCTGCTGTGCATCAGCGGACTCGACGGCTACTTCAAGCGGGTCAACCCGGCCTTCCGGCGCACCCTGGGATACCCGGCCGACACCCTCCTGGCCAGACCGTTCGTGGAGTTCGTCCACGAGGAGGACCGGGAGAGCACCCGCGAGACCTTTCTGCGGCTGGAGAGCGGCGTCGACGTGATCGAGTTCGAGAACCGCTATCTGCGCGCCGACGGCACCGAGTGCTGGCTCCAGTGGAGCGCGCGGCCGGTCCCCGAGGAGGGCCTCATCTACGCCGCCGCCCGGGACGTCACCGAGAGCCGCCGCACCGCCCGGGAGCAGGCCGCGCTGCGCCGGGTCGCCACCCTGGTCGCCCACGGCGCCCCGCCGTCCGACGTGTTCGCGAGGGTGGCGGAGGAGGTCGGCGGTCTGCTGGACACCACCGCCGCCGTCCTCAGACACGAACCCGACGGCAGTCGTACGGTTCTCGGGACCGTGCACGGGATCACCGAGGAGGTCGAGCGGGCCACGCGCGAGGCGCGCCGTGAAGCGGGACTGAAGGTGGTCCAGGAGGTGGCGCAGACCCGGCGCGCGGCCCATGTGGGCCATGCCGTGGGCGCGCCGATCATCGTCGACGACCGGATCTGGGGCTTCATCGTCGCGGCCTCCCCGCTCAAGACCCTGCCCGCCGGGACCGAGGCGAGGCTGGCCGACTTCACCGAACTCGTCGCCACCGCCATCGCCAACGCGGACAGCCGCGCGCAGCTGGCGGCCTCACGCGCGCGTGTGGTGGCCGCCGCCGACGCCTCCCGGCGGCGCATCGAACGCGACCTGCACGACGGCGTCCAGCAGCGGCTCGTCGCGCTCCAGCTGGACCTGCGGCTGGCCGAGTCCCTGGTGACGGACCCTTCCTCGGAGCTCGCCCAGCAGCTCGCCCATGTCGCCCAGGGCCTCGACGACTCCTTCCAGGACCTGCTCCAGGTGGCCCGCGGCATCCACCCGGCCATCCTCTCCAAGGGCGGCCTCGGCCCGGCCCTGCGTTCCCTGGCCCGCCGCTCCGCGATCCCGGTGGAGCTCGATCTGCGGCTGCCCGGCGCCCGGTTGCCGGAACAGCTGGAGGTGGCCGCCTACTACGTGACCTCCGAGTCCCTCACCAACGCCGTCAAGCACGCGCACGCGCGCGAGGCGAGCGTGCGGGCCGGGATCCGGGACGGCCACCTGGAGCTGACGATCCGCGACGACGGCGTCGGAGGCGCCGAGCCGGGCCGCGGCTCCGGGCTGATCGGTCTGATCGACCGTGTCGAGGCGATCGGCGGCAAGCTCGCCGTCAGCAGCCCGCCGGGGGACGGCACGACCCTGGACGTGCGACTGCCGCTGACCGGTCCCGAAACAGACGGATGA
- a CDS encoding ABC transporter substrate-binding protein translates to MKASQRNNGPRRIPRILASGALGAALLLAGCGGGDGGSEGDGERTARGDTTCDGRIEGTAHITVWFHAGPSGEYSTLRRQVEDFNKAQEQVRVELVTLPEQRPYNELVLSAAASGDLPDLLDFDGPRLYSYAWSGELRPMDSCVSDSLRDDLLPSIRRQGTYAGRLYGVGTFDSGMGLYVRPSVLKAAGVRVPRGIDDAWTAEELTGILRTLRDKGHPTPLDLGLVHTRPGGEWATYGFAPALWSAGGDLIEPGTFRTADGFLNGPESVGALTTLQNWVREGLVEPGKGDQRAFLDGRSVMSWTGHWWYPDYSKAFPDDVAIVPLPDFGEGTVTGMGSWQWGIPVGDADGDAVRRFLDYLLTPEQVHRMTTANGAVPATNSAVKLSSKYRRGGAEHLFIEQLRNGVARPRPQTPAYPAITDAFAEAFRKIMIDRAPVRATLDEAVEAIDKDLAAHDGYPPRSGP, encoded by the coding sequence ATGAAGGCGTCGCAGAGGAACAACGGACCGCGCCGGATCCCCCGGATCCTGGCCTCGGGAGCGTTGGGAGCGGCACTGCTGCTGGCCGGATGCGGCGGTGGTGACGGCGGGAGCGAGGGCGACGGCGAGCGCACCGCGCGCGGGGACACGACCTGTGACGGCAGGATCGAGGGCACCGCGCACATCACGGTGTGGTTCCACGCGGGACCGAGCGGCGAGTACAGCACGCTGCGGCGCCAGGTCGAGGACTTCAACAAGGCGCAGGAACAGGTACGGGTCGAGCTCGTCACCCTGCCCGAGCAGCGGCCGTACAACGAACTGGTGCTCTCCGCCGCGGCCAGCGGTGATCTGCCGGACCTGCTCGACTTCGACGGGCCGCGGCTGTACAGCTACGCCTGGTCCGGTGAGCTCAGGCCGATGGACTCCTGCGTGTCCGACAGCCTCCGCGACGATCTGCTGCCCTCGATCCGCCGGCAGGGGACCTACGCGGGGCGGCTGTACGGCGTCGGCACTTTCGACTCGGGGATGGGACTGTACGTCCGGCCGTCGGTCCTGAAGGCGGCCGGTGTCCGCGTCCCCCGGGGCATCGACGACGCCTGGACGGCCGAGGAACTCACCGGCATCCTGCGCACCCTCCGCGACAAGGGGCACCCGACACCGCTCGACCTCGGGCTCGTCCACACGCGGCCCGGCGGGGAGTGGGCCACGTACGGCTTCGCGCCCGCCCTGTGGTCGGCGGGCGGTGATCTCATCGAACCGGGAACGTTCCGCACGGCCGACGGGTTCCTCAACGGTCCCGAGTCGGTCGGGGCCCTGACGACCCTCCAGAACTGGGTCCGGGAAGGACTGGTCGAACCCGGGAAGGGCGACCAGCGGGCTTTCCTCGACGGCCGCAGCGTCATGTCCTGGACCGGCCACTGGTGGTACCCGGACTACAGCAAGGCCTTCCCCGACGACGTGGCGATCGTGCCCCTGCCCGACTTCGGCGAGGGCACCGTGACCGGCATGGGGTCCTGGCAGTGGGGCATCCCGGTGGGCGACGCCGACGGGGACGCCGTCCGGCGCTTCCTCGACTATCTGCTGACGCCGGAGCAGGTGCACCGGATGACGACGGCCAACGGCGCCGTACCGGCCACGAACAGCGCGGTGAAGCTGTCCTCGAAGTACCGGCGGGGCGGTGCCGAGCACCTGTTCATCGAGCAACTGCGAAACGGCGTGGCGCGCCCCCGGCCGCAGACACCCGCCTACCCCGCCATCACCGACGCCTTCGCCGAGGCCTTCCGGAAGATCATGATCGACAGGGCGCCGGTGCGGGCCACCCTCGACGAGGCCGTCGAGGCCATCGACAAGGACCTCGCGGCCCACGACGGCTATCCGCCGAGGAGCGGGCCATGA
- a CDS encoding response regulator yields the protein MSLRCLIVDDSARFLEAARTLLERDGVPVVGVASSGAEALSRAAELVPDVVLVDLDLDGESGLDVAAELARCVSSVIILISTHSLEDFQELVAASPARGFVHKSALSARAIRGVLGENGTGSAP from the coding sequence ATGTCCCTGCGCTGTCTCATCGTGGATGACAGCGCCCGGTTCCTGGAGGCCGCGCGCACGCTGCTGGAACGCGACGGGGTACCCGTCGTCGGCGTCGCCTCGTCGGGCGCGGAAGCCCTCTCCCGGGCCGCGGAGCTGGTCCCGGACGTCGTCCTGGTGGACCTCGACCTCGACGGCGAGAGCGGCCTGGACGTGGCGGCCGAACTGGCCCGCTGCGTCTCCTCGGTCATCATCCTGATCTCCACGCACTCCCTGGAGGACTTCCAGGAGCTCGTCGCCGCCAGCCCGGCCCGCGGGTTCGTGCACAAGTCCGCGCTGTCCGCACGGGCGATCAGAGGCGTGCTGGGCGAGAACGGGACGGGGAGCGCGCCCTGA
- a CDS encoding LacI family DNA-binding transcriptional regulator, producing the protein MPTMADVARSAGVSVATVSHVLNDTRPVLPHTRQAVLDAIDELGYTPNTLARSLVTSRTRSIGLAVSAISNPYFTEILQGVEAAALEHGYSLLIADPHDDPEHERKVVQLLHERRVDGMIVAPSADPRELVSYLRRHDVPAVFLDRVVDSPEGDGPRFDQVCADSAEPTAELVGHLTGLGHRRIGLVAGRPGLSTTRERITGYRHGLAAAGLSYDERLVVHGDSESEGGRRATSALLSLVVPPTALVTANNAMTLGALRALREHGLSVPDDIALCCFDDFAWADLFTPRLTAIAQPSKDIGAQAVRVLLERLAAPDRPARTVRLACAFVHRGSCGCAADPDQPRQSRQSRKGTDS; encoded by the coding sequence ATGCCGACCATGGCCGACGTGGCACGCAGCGCCGGTGTGTCCGTGGCGACCGTCTCGCACGTACTGAACGACACCCGGCCGGTGCTCCCCCACACCCGCCAGGCCGTGCTGGACGCCATCGACGAACTCGGCTACACCCCCAACACGCTCGCCCGTTCCCTGGTGACCTCCCGCACCCGGTCGATCGGGCTCGCGGTGTCGGCGATCAGCAACCCGTACTTCACGGAGATCCTCCAGGGTGTGGAGGCGGCCGCCCTGGAGCACGGCTACAGCCTGCTCATCGCCGATCCGCACGACGATCCCGAGCACGAGCGCAAGGTCGTCCAGCTCCTGCACGAACGCCGGGTGGACGGCATGATCGTCGCGCCCTCCGCGGACCCCCGCGAGCTCGTCTCCTATCTGCGGCGCCACGACGTTCCGGCCGTGTTCCTGGACCGGGTGGTCGACTCCCCGGAGGGCGACGGGCCGCGTTTCGACCAGGTGTGCGCCGACAGCGCCGAACCGACGGCCGAGCTGGTCGGTCATCTCACCGGTCTCGGCCACCGGCGCATCGGCCTGGTCGCGGGCCGGCCGGGGCTGAGCACCACCCGGGAGCGGATCACCGGCTACCGGCACGGTCTCGCGGCCGCCGGTCTCTCGTACGACGAACGCCTGGTGGTGCACGGCGACTCCGAGTCGGAGGGGGGCCGGCGCGCCACCTCGGCCCTGCTGTCCCTGGTGGTGCCGCCGACCGCGCTGGTCACCGCCAACAACGCGATGACGCTCGGCGCCCTGCGCGCGCTGCGCGAGCACGGCCTGTCCGTTCCGGACGACATCGCGCTGTGCTGCTTCGACGACTTCGCCTGGGCGGACCTGTTCACTCCCCGGCTCACCGCGATCGCCCAGCCCAGCAAGGACATCGGGGCACAGGCGGTCCGGGTGCTCCTGGAGCGTCTGGCCGCTCCGGACCGGCCCGCCCGGACCGTACGGCTGGCCTGCGCCTTCGTCCACCGCGGCTCGTGCGGCTGCGCGGCCGACCCCGACCAGCCCAGGCAGTCCAGGCAGTCCAGGAAAGGAACCGACTCGTGA